In one Oncorhynchus nerka isolate Pitt River linkage group LG7, Oner_Uvic_2.0, whole genome shotgun sequence genomic region, the following are encoded:
- the LOC115132812 gene encoding somatostatin-1B-like: MQLLVILASLMGVLYSVRAAAVLPVEERSPLLNRELSKERKELILKLVSGLLDGATDTNMLPGEGMSPVDLEEPLESRLEERAAYNRLSQLPQRDRKAPCKNFFWKTFTSC, encoded by the exons atGCAGCTCCTGGTCATTTTAGCGTCTCTCATGGGGGTTCTATACAGTGTTAGAGCAGCCGCCGTGCTTCCTGTCGAAGAAAGGAGCCCACTACTTAACAGG GAATTGAGTAAAGAGCGCAAAGAGCTGATTCTCAAGCTGGTGTCTGGCTTGTTAGATGGAGCGACGGACACCAACATGCTGCCCGGAGAAGGGATGTCCCCTGTGGATCTAGAGGAGCCCCTAGAGTCTCGACTGGAGGAGAGGGCCGCCTACAACAGGCTATCACAGCTGCCGCAGCGCGACCGCAAAGCCCCATGTAAAAACTTCTTCTGGAAAACCTTCACCTCCTGCTAA